In Pyrus communis chromosome 8, drPyrComm1.1, whole genome shotgun sequence, one genomic interval encodes:
- the LOC137741999 gene encoding transcription factor E2FB-like isoform X2: protein MSGSRPPNLPVQPLEPIMQQPPKRQLPFSSMKPPFSAAADYHGFLPDPRQSTDQETYGITVKPPLKRKSDAVDCEAESTDRTTAPGYTEVANIPLQTPVATKVGKANKASRLTKCSKSGPQTPASNVGSPSGANVTPAGPCRFDSSLGLLTKKFINLIKHAEDGILDLNKAADTLEVQKRRIYDITNVLEGIGLIEKKLKNRIQWKGLDVSRTGDADENYPSLQAQVESLSTEERRLDQQIREMQERLRDLSDNESNKKWLFVTEEDIKGLPSLQNETLIAIKAPHGTTLEVPDPDEAVDYPQRRYRMLLRSTMGPIDVYLVSQFEEKFEEINGVEVPTNIPSTSWANENPAATMVAEDRGKDVEMQVPDDHRMSADPTAAQDVTSGIMKIVPSDVDSDADYWLLSDADISITDMWRTEPGVVWNDLGALDQDYPLVNASSPRPQTPPSSLIEVPSTTSNPTKT, encoded by the exons ATGTCTGGCTCTCGGCCTCCGAACCTGCCGGTGCAACCGCTAGAACCGATCATGCAGCAGCCCCCGAAGCGGCAGCTCCCCTTCTCCTCCATGAAACCGCCGTTTTCAGCTGCTGCAGACTATCACGGCTTCCTTCCCGACCCCCGCCAATCCACTGATCAAGAAACCTACGGCATAACCGTCAAGCCCCCT CTAAAAAGGAAGAGTGATGCAGTAGATTGCGAAGCTGAGTCTACCGATAGGACAACTGCTCCTGGATACACTGAAGTAGCTAACATCCCCCTCCAGACTCCAGTGGCAACCAAGGTTGGAAAGGCAAACAAAGCATCAAGGCTTACAAAGTGCAGCAAATCTGGACCGCAGACTCCAGCTTCCAATGTGG GTTCTCCTTCTGGTGCTAATGTTACTCCGGCTGGTCCGTGTCGTTTTGACAGTTCCCTAG GTCTCTTAACAAAGAAGTTTATCAATCTGATCAAACATGCGGAAGATGGTATTCTAGATCTCAATAAAGCTGCTGATACTTTGGAG GTCCAAAAGAGGCGGATATATGATATAACAAATGTTCTTGAAGGAATAGGTCTCATAGAAAAGAAGCTCAAAAATAGAATTCAGTGGAA GGGACTTGATGTCTCGAGGACAGGAGATGCGGATGAAAATTATCCTAGTTTACAG GCACAAGTTGAAAGCCTATCTACCGAGGAGCGCAGATTAGATCAGCAAATAAG AGAAATGCAAGAAAGGTTGAGGGACCTGAGCGACAATGAAAGCAATAAGAA ATGGCTTTTTGTCACTGAAGAAGATATTAAAGGCTTACCTTCCTTGCAg AATGAAACCTTAATAGCAATTAAAGCTCCACACGGCACCACTCTTGAAGTCCCAGATCCTGATGAG GCCGTTGACTATCCCCAAAGGCGATACAGGATGCTTTTGAGAAGCACAATGGGTCCTATAGATGTTTACCTTGTCAG TCAATTTGAGGAGAAGTTTGAGGAGATTAATGGTGTCGAAGTACCTACAAACATCCCTTCAACTTCATGGGCTAACGAAAACCCAGCTGCAACAATGGTTGCAGAGGATAGAGGGAAGGATGTTGAAATGCAGGTACCAGATGATCATAGAATGTCTGCCGATCCTACTGCTGCCCAGGACGTTACTAGTGGGATTATGAAGATTGTTCCCTCAGATGTTGAT AGTGATGCAGATTACTGGCTTTTATCAGATGCTGATATTAGTATCACAGACATGTGGAGAACGGAAC CTGGGGTTGTATGGAATGATTTGGGTGCACTTGATCAAGATTATCCGTTGGTTAATGCCAGTTCACCACGTCCCCAAACTCCACCGTCCAGCTTAATTGAAGTACCTTCCACTACCAGCAACCCTACAAAGACTTGA
- the LOC137741999 gene encoding transcription factor E2FB-like isoform X1, with protein MSGSRPPNLPVQPLEPIMQQPPKRQLPFSSMKPPFSAAADYHGFLPDPRQSTDQETYGITVKPPQLKRKSDAVDCEAESTDRTTAPGYTEVANIPLQTPVATKVGKANKASRLTKCSKSGPQTPASNVGSPSGANVTPAGPCRFDSSLGLLTKKFINLIKHAEDGILDLNKAADTLEVQKRRIYDITNVLEGIGLIEKKLKNRIQWKGLDVSRTGDADENYPSLQAQVESLSTEERRLDQQIREMQERLRDLSDNESNKKWLFVTEEDIKGLPSLQNETLIAIKAPHGTTLEVPDPDEAVDYPQRRYRMLLRSTMGPIDVYLVSQFEEKFEEINGVEVPTNIPSTSWANENPAATMVAEDRGKDVEMQVPDDHRMSADPTAAQDVTSGIMKIVPSDVDSDADYWLLSDADISITDMWRTEPGVVWNDLGALDQDYPLVNASSPRPQTPPSSLIEVPSTTSNPTKT; from the exons ATGTCTGGCTCTCGGCCTCCGAACCTGCCGGTGCAACCGCTAGAACCGATCATGCAGCAGCCCCCGAAGCGGCAGCTCCCCTTCTCCTCCATGAAACCGCCGTTTTCAGCTGCTGCAGACTATCACGGCTTCCTTCCCGACCCCCGCCAATCCACTGATCAAGAAACCTACGGCATAACCGTCAAGCCCCCT CAGCTAAAAAGGAAGAGTGATGCAGTAGATTGCGAAGCTGAGTCTACCGATAGGACAACTGCTCCTGGATACACTGAAGTAGCTAACATCCCCCTCCAGACTCCAGTGGCAACCAAGGTTGGAAAGGCAAACAAAGCATCAAGGCTTACAAAGTGCAGCAAATCTGGACCGCAGACTCCAGCTTCCAATGTGG GTTCTCCTTCTGGTGCTAATGTTACTCCGGCTGGTCCGTGTCGTTTTGACAGTTCCCTAG GTCTCTTAACAAAGAAGTTTATCAATCTGATCAAACATGCGGAAGATGGTATTCTAGATCTCAATAAAGCTGCTGATACTTTGGAG GTCCAAAAGAGGCGGATATATGATATAACAAATGTTCTTGAAGGAATAGGTCTCATAGAAAAGAAGCTCAAAAATAGAATTCAGTGGAA GGGACTTGATGTCTCGAGGACAGGAGATGCGGATGAAAATTATCCTAGTTTACAG GCACAAGTTGAAAGCCTATCTACCGAGGAGCGCAGATTAGATCAGCAAATAAG AGAAATGCAAGAAAGGTTGAGGGACCTGAGCGACAATGAAAGCAATAAGAA ATGGCTTTTTGTCACTGAAGAAGATATTAAAGGCTTACCTTCCTTGCAg AATGAAACCTTAATAGCAATTAAAGCTCCACACGGCACCACTCTTGAAGTCCCAGATCCTGATGAG GCCGTTGACTATCCCCAAAGGCGATACAGGATGCTTTTGAGAAGCACAATGGGTCCTATAGATGTTTACCTTGTCAG TCAATTTGAGGAGAAGTTTGAGGAGATTAATGGTGTCGAAGTACCTACAAACATCCCTTCAACTTCATGGGCTAACGAAAACCCAGCTGCAACAATGGTTGCAGAGGATAGAGGGAAGGATGTTGAAATGCAGGTACCAGATGATCATAGAATGTCTGCCGATCCTACTGCTGCCCAGGACGTTACTAGTGGGATTATGAAGATTGTTCCCTCAGATGTTGAT AGTGATGCAGATTACTGGCTTTTATCAGATGCTGATATTAGTATCACAGACATGTGGAGAACGGAAC CTGGGGTTGTATGGAATGATTTGGGTGCACTTGATCAAGATTATCCGTTGGTTAATGCCAGTTCACCACGTCCCCAAACTCCACCGTCCAGCTTAATTGAAGTACCTTCCACTACCAGCAACCCTACAAAGACTTGA
- the LOC137742000 gene encoding uncharacterized protein, translating into MASALASPCLPSASFFNNSGSSRFCCCPSSVQASKSISYSKRFGVRALKEKTEDTKAPSADSADEVTKKYGLEAGLWKIFSSKEEGKEGEEKSKGGEAKKLLAKYGGAYLATSIILSLISFSLCYALISAGVDVQALLQKVGISGSETGERVGTFALAYAAHKAASPIRFPPTVALTPIVARWIGKKVEKED; encoded by the exons ATGGCATCAGCTCTGGCCTCCCCTTGTCTTCCTTCGGCTTCTTTCTTCAACAACAGTGGAAGTTCAAGATTTTGCTGCTGTCCATCATCGGTTCAAGCATCCAAGTCCATATCTTACTCGAAACGTTTCGGAGTCAGAGCCCTCAAGGAGAAAACCGAGGATACAAAAGCCCCATCTGCAGATTCAGCCGACGAAGTTACTAAAAAGTACGGCCTCGAAGCCGGTCTGTGGAAG ATAttcagctcaaaagaggaaggaaaggaaggagaagagaagTCAAAGGGAGGTGAAGCCAAGAAGCTGCTAGCAAAATATGGAGGGGCATACTTAGCCACATCCATTATTCTCTCTTTAATCTCGTTTTCCTTATGTTATGCACTCATCAGCGCCGGCGTCGATGTCCAGGCTTTGCTGCAAAAG gtgggAATTTCTGGCAGTGAGACCGGAGAGAGGGTTGGGACGTTTGCTTTGGCATACGCTGCGCACAAGGCCGCGTCCCCAATTAGGTTTCCTCCGACAGTAGCTCTCACTCCCATTGTCGCCCGATGGATCGGAAAGAAAGTTGAGAAGGAGGATTAG